In Pseudopipra pipra isolate bDixPip1 chromosome 5, bDixPip1.hap1, whole genome shotgun sequence, the following proteins share a genomic window:
- the SOCS2 gene encoding suppressor of cytokine signaling 2 — protein sequence MTLRSAESLESAESSQERWGHREAAAPVAEESREAAQLAAAMEELRRAGWYWGNMTVAEAKERLQDAPEGTFLVRDSSHSEYLLTISVKTSAGPTNLRIEYQDGKFRLDSITCVRSRLKQFNSVVHLIEYYVLMCKDRTETPSNGTVHLYLNKPLYTSAPSLQHRCRIAINKSTNQIWELPLPTRLKEYLKEYQYQV from the exons atGACCCTGCGCTCCGCCGAGTCCCTGGAGAGCGCGGAGAGCTCCCAGGAGCGCTGGGGGCACCGCGAGGCGGCGGCGCCCGTTGCCGAGGAGTCCCGTGAGGCGGCGCAGCTGGCCGCGGCTATGGAGGAGCTGCGGCGGGCAG GATGGTACTGGGGCAACATGACTGTTGCTGAAGCCAAAGAGAGATTACAGGATGCCCCCGAAGGAACCTTTTTGGTTAGGGATAGTTCACATTCAGAGTATCTACTGACTATTTCAGTAAAAACATCAGCGGGACCGACCAATCTACGTATAGAATATCAAGATGGCAAGTTTAGACTGGATTCTATCACTTGTGTCAGATCTAGACTTAAACAGTTCAACAGCGTTGTGCATTTGATTGAGTACTATGTTCTTATGTGCAAAGACAGAACTGAAACACCTTCAAATGGAACAGTTCATCTTTACTTGAACAAACCCCTCTATACGTCCGCTCCATCTCTGCAACACCGCTGCAGAATAGCTATAAACAAGAGTACAAATCAGATCTGGGAGCTGCCATTACCAACAAGACTAAAAGAGTACTTGAAAGAGTATCAATACCaggtataa
- the LOC135415240 gene encoding collagen alpha-2(I) chain-like, with translation MPRSSRCRLGDGAQVRLSPERLRARGRRAQRGGGLPALEARQLIERRGASGLTRVRRDGAGAAAATAWRWGGQVVLAPGGVAGPQGQSTRRRGEALRLCWGEQRLPEKDGASGETTPSAPPLFPARAVCSPLIARRGHPAPAAPPSRDGYIQRLLSRNFPGTASCDRTRSGASAAIAASQGRRTEPPPLSRRGSGRRMLPRGPPPPSSSARGAAGDAQIEAGVAGGSVSFPVEHMTAGTCSRSLNRGICELDWRIFTTQTSESHLHPPFTEKENVPPENNCVTQSIQ, from the exons ATGCCGAG AAGCTCCCGCTGCCGGCTCGGGGACGGGGCGCAGGTGCGCCTGTCACCGGAGCGGCTGCGAGCTCGGGGCCGCCGAGCACAG CGGGGAGGCGGGCTGCCCGCTCTCGAAGCGCGGCAGCTCATCGAGCGGAGGGGGGCGAGCGGACTCACCCGGGTTCGGCGGgacggggctggggctgccgctgccACCGCCTGGAGATGGGGTGGTCAGGTTGTTCTGGCTCCCGGCGGCGTTGCGGGGCCGCAGGGACAGAGCACTCGCCGCCGGGGAGAAGCGttgaggctgtgctggggtgaACAGAGGCTGCCGGAGAAGGATGGTGCTTCTGGGGAAACAACACCCTCCGCTCCCCCCCTCTTCCCGGCGCGGGCGGTCTGCTCGCCTTTGATTGCGAGGCGAGGGCATCCtgcccccgccgctcccccctcccgggATGGTTACATACAAAGGCTGCTTTCCAGGAACTTTCCAGGAACCGCATCATGTGACAGAACCCGCTCCGGCGCCTCCGCCGCGATCGCGGCCAGCCAGGGCCGACGCACCGAGCCGCCGCCCCTGTCACGCCGGGGCAGCGGTCGCCGAATGCTGCCCCgcggccccccccccccctcctcctccgcccgcggggccgcgggcgaCGCGCAG ATAGAAGCAGGCGTGGCAGGAGGGAGCGTGAGCTTTCCAGTGGAACACATGACAGCAgggacctgctccag GAGTCTCAACAGGGGCATCTGTGAACTGGACTGGAGAATCTTCACGACTCAG